One Skermanella pratensis genomic window, TCGCCGCGGTGCTGCTCAGCGGCGTGTGGAAGCCGGGTATCGGCCTCGACGTGTTCCATGTGCGCGTGGACATCCAGAACGTCGCGCGGGACGTCCTGCTGATCGGGATCGCGCTGCTGTCGCTGAAGCTGACCAGCAACGAGAGCCGGCGCCTGAACGCCTTCAGCTGGTTCCCGATCCTGGAGGTCGCCAAGCTGTTCGCCGGCATCTTCCTGACGATCATCCCGGCCATCGCGATCCTCCGCGCAGGAACCGACGGCGCGCTCAGCGGCATCGTCACCGCCGTCACGACGCCGGACGGGCAGCCGGTCAACTACATGTATTTCTGGGCGACCGGCATCCTGTCGAGCTTCCTGGACAATGCGCCGACATACCTGGTGTTCTTCAACACGGCGGGCGGCGACCCGATGCACCTGATGCACGACCTGCCCAACACGCTGCTGGCGATCTCGGCCGGTGCGGTGTTCATGGGCGCCAACACCTATATCGGCAACGCGCCGAACTTCATGGTCAAGGCGATCGCCGAGGAGCGCGGCGTCAAAATGCCCAGCTTCTTCGGCTACATGGCCTGGTCGGGGCTGATCCTGGTCCCGCTGTTCGCGCTGACGACGGTGGTGTTCTTCCTGTAGGGGTGTGACAGGGACCGCCGGGACCTGTTGGGAATCGTGCCGCCCCGCCGTGACGGCGAGGATCGGCAGTCCCATCAAACCAAGCCGGAGAAATGCCATGACGAAGGGCACGCATAACGAAGAGACAGATCCCTTGGGCAAGCCGACCCATGGGAACGAGCAGCCGATCGGAACCGGTCCGCACGCACGCAACAGGATCGAGGCCGAACGGAAGGGCCAGGACAACAAGTCGAAGGGCGCCGAAGGGCGCAAGGCCGGACCCGGGCAGTCCTGACCGGCTTCCGGCCCGGGCGCCCCGGGGTCAGTGCGACATCAGGACGGGTAGGTCCATGTGGCCCAGGATGTGCCGGGTCACCCCGCCGATGATCAGTTCCCGAAGGCGGGAGTGCCCGTAGGCACCCATCACCAGGGCGTCGCAGTCCAACTCCTCGGCGACCTGCAGGATGATCTCGCCGACGCTCGAGTCGTTGTCGTTGATGTTGTTGCGCAAGGTGACGTTGATGTCGTGCTTGGTCAGGTATTCGCAGATCTCTGCGCCCGACGGGTCCGGCTTGCCGGGCCGCTCGATGGTCAGGACGGTCACGGCTTCGGCATCCGACAGGAAGGGGATCGCGTCGCGAACGGCGCGCCCCGCCTCGCGCGTGTTCTTCCAGGCGATCAGCGTGTGCTTGCCGGACGTCGGGGTCCGCCGTTCCCACGGCAGGATTATCGTCGGGCAGACCGCCTGCATCGGCAGCTGGTCGGGAATCTGCAGGCGGACGCGGTCTTCCAGGTTCGCCGGGTGTGACTGGCTGACCACGGCCAGATCGACGAACGGGGTTCGCCGGGCCAGCAAGGCCACGTGGTCCCCTTCCTCGACCCTGAAGGAATAGGTCACGTCGGCGCAGTGCCTCCTGACCTCGTGCTCGACCTCTTCCGCTTTCTCGTGAGCGATGGCGGTCGCCTCGGCCAGATAGGCGTAGGAGGCGCCCCGGCCGGTGATCCCGGCGGGCATCGTGACGGGCGTCGCGATGTACAGGATCTCCAGATAGGCGTCGAAGCGCTTGGCCAGCTCGATTCCCCGGTGGAGGCGATCGGCGTGCTGCTCGTCATTGGCCATGTGGAGCAGGATGGATTTGATCGGCATGGCTGGACGCTTCTCCCCGGAGTCATTTTCGACGGCAACGATAGCCCCCCGTGCCGAGGGGTGGCAACTCCCGCCTGTCAGGAAGGGGATTCCGCCTTCTTCTTCGACCCGATCCTGGGCTCCTCGCCCTTGAGCAGGCGGCGTATGTTGGCGTGATGGCGGATATAGACCAGCAGCGCGATGAAGGCGCAGAGCTGGCCGACCTGCGGCCCGGCGAAGTACCAGCCGGTCAGCGGGCTGATGCCGAGCGCCACCAGGGCCGACAGGGACGAGTAGCGGAGGCCGAAAGCGACCAGCAGCCAGGTGAGGCAGGCGATCACCCCGACCGGCCAGGAGATGGCCAGCAGAACGCCCAGCGCCGTGGCGACTCCCTTGCCGCCGTTGAAGCCGAGCCAGACCGGAAACGTGTGCCCGAGCATCGATCCGGCTCCCGCCAGCACGGCGGCGTCGGGACCGAACTGCTTCGCGATCAGCACGGCGAATGCGCCCTTGCCGCTGTCTAGGACCAGCGTAAGCGCGGCGAGCGGCTTGTTGCCGGTGCGCAGGACGTTGGTTGCGCCGATATTGCCGGAGCCGATCTTCCGGATGTCGCCGTAGCCGGCGATCCGGGACAGCACCAGGCCGAACGGGATCGAACCCAGGAGATATCCCGCGACGGCGGCGGCGAGCAGGTAGGGCCAGGAGAAACCCCAGCTTATCGGGTCGGGCATGCTGCTGAATTCCGGTGGATCGAGGGGATCATGCGTCCAGGTTGAAGACGGTGTTACCACTGACGACGGTGCGGGTCGCGCGGCCGGTGACGGGGCGGCGGTCGAACGGCGAGTTGCGGGCGCGGCTTCGGAAGCGGGCGACATCCACCCGCCACAGCCGGTCGGGATCGAAGACGGTGAGGTCGGCCGCGTTCCCCGGGGCGAGGCGCCCGAGCGGCAGGCCCACCAGGTCGGCCGGGTTGCAGGTCAGGGCCGCCAACGCCCGCAGCAGCGGCAGCTTGCCGTTGTGGACCAGTTCCAGCACCAGCGGCAGCAGGGTTTCCAGGCCGACGATGCCGCAGGCGGCGTCCGCGAACGGCACGTCCTTGCGGTCGTCCGGTTGGGGGCGGTGATCGCTGGCGACGGCGTCGATCGTGCCGTCCGCCAAGCCTTCCACGATGGCGCGCCGGTCCATCTCCCCGCGCAGCGGCGGCGACAGCTTGGCGACGGTGCGGTAGCCGATGACGTCGGTCTCGGTCAGGGCGAAATAGGCCGGCGCGGTGTCGCAGCTGACCGGCAGCCCGCGCCGCTTGGCGTCGCGGATCACCTCCACGGAGGCGCCGGTCGAAACGTGGGCGACGTGGTAGCGGGCACCCGTCAGTTCGACCAGTCGCAGGTCGCGTTCGATCAGGATGACCTCGGCCTGGGCCGGGATGCCCGGCAGACCCATGCGGGTCGCCACTTCGCCGGCGTTCACCTGGCCGCCCGCCGCGAGGCTGGGTTCTTCCGGGTGCTGAATCACGGGGCGTCCGAGACCGGTTGCGTAGCGCAGCACGCGGAGCATCACGGCCGCGTCGGCGATCGCGACTTCGCCGTCGGTGAAGGCCAAGGCGCCGGACCGGGCGGCCAGCGCCATCTCAGCAAGCCCGCCCGCCCCGTCGGTGGCGCGGCCATAGTGGAGGACGCGGACGGGGTGGCCAAATTCGTCGGCACCCGGCGGCAGGCAGACCATGGCGGTGACGCCGCCGGCGGCAGCGGCCTCGCGAGTCGCCTCCTCCCGGCTTCCGGCGGTGACCCGCATGTCGATCAGGCCCGGCGCCAGGCATTGGCCGCCGAGGTCGATCACCTCGATCCCGTCCGGCACGCCGTCGGCGAACAGCCCCGGGCCGAGATCGGCGATCGCTTCGCCGTCGGTCAGCAATGTCCCTGTCGCGTCGAGGCCGGTGGCGGGGTCCAGCAGCCTTGCATTCCGGTACGCTATGCGCCGCGCCATTAATCAGCCTCGCGGGTGACATGGTCGAGGCAGGCGGCGATCGCCGACGCCAGGGTGGCCTGGTCGGTCCGGACGAGGGGCGCGATGCCGCCGATCTCGAAGACCTCGTCGAATTCCCGCTGCGACGGGACGAGGGCGCCCAGCGATCGCCCGGCGTCGAGCGGATAGCGGATCACCGCGTCGGCCCCGCGCAGACCGTCTGCCGGGGAATGGTAAACCTCCGCGCCCAGCCGGTCGATTTCGGGCGGAAGCAGGGTCGGCGGAGCGATCACGCGGACGAAAGCGCCCAGCGCGTTCAGCATGTGGATCGACGAGAAGGCCGCGCCGTGGTGCAGGATGTCGCCCGCGAGCGCCACCACGCGGCCCCGCAGGTCGCCCAGGCGGCGACGCATCTCCACGGCGTCGGCGAGCGCCCGGACGGGATCCTCGTGGCCGCCGTCCCCGGCATTGACGATCGCGCAGGGGGCGCCGCTCGCCACCCACGAGACTCCGCCGGCCCGGGCATGCCGCACGAGTGCCGCGGCGCAGCCCGGCAGGTCCTCGGCAGGGTCGCCGCCGAGCCGGCGCACAGCCGTCTCGAAGGCCGCGCGCAGGGGTTCGGCACCGGCGGGGAAAAGGCCGCCGACGCGGCGCCCGGCGAGCGGCCGATCCGTGGGCGGATCGTCGGCACGGTCGAGCAGGATTGTCAGCTCCGCAGCCGGCATGCCTTGCAGAGCCAGCAGGTGACGGGGGCGACCGGGAGCGCGCGGCGGGATGGTCATGATGGGCGGGACTATAAGGACGTGGTTCCCGCCCCGCAATCACCTAGAAATAGGCGATCAGCCGCCCCAGGGTCGCTGTGGCCGTCCAGACCCCGGCCGATACGAAAGCCCCCGCCACCGCGGGAGCGGGCGACGGCACGTCCGCGTCCCAACGTGCCACCCTGCGCCAGGGTATCAGGTGGAAGACGACGATGTTGGCCAGACCCAGGCCGATCAGCACCAGCTTGTAGACGAAGACCGGGTTGTTCCAGACGGCCGTGGCGTCCGCGGTGAACAGCAGCGCGCCGGTCACGACCGCGACCGCGAATCCGCCCGCGGCGATCGGCAGCAGGAGCCGCGCCAGGGCCGCCACGGGCAGCGATCGCGCGACCCCCATGATCCGCAGGTCGAAAGCGAAGATGCTGCCGACCATGGCGACGACCGCCAGCACGTGCAGGACGTTGGCGGCGGGATAGAGCCAGAGGGCCTGGCGCAACGTCTCGCCCAGCGCGGAATGCTCCAGGGCGAGCGCCCAGGCCGGCCCGGCGCCGGCGTGCTCCATCAGCGTAGCTCGACCGACTTGCCGTCGACCCGGATCCGCTCCGCCCGCAGCTCCGCCGGATCGTTCTTATGGACATAACCGTCGAGGCTGATGGTCTGTCCCTGGCGGAACGTGCCGTCGGGCAGTCCCCGGGTGGTCATGCGCGACGGTGGCGCCAGCACGATGTACCAGGTCTTGCCCTGCGCCTCCAGCTGGATGGAGGCGTGGGGATTGCTGAACGACACGGACTGGACGGTGCCGTCCAGGGTCGTCAGCGCCGTGCTGTCGTAACTGCCCCAGCCATGGTGCGCCAGGGCCGCCGGGGCAGCGGCCAGGACGCCTAGGGCCGCGACCGCCCCCAGCGTCATGCATGATCTTGATAGGGTCATCGGGACCTCCCGGTGCAGGACTGCCAATTCGTTTCATATAGGGCTGGCGGACGGCGGTGAGCGGATTTTTCCGGGTTTCGGGCCGGCACCGCCCTGCTGAAATACCT contains:
- a CDS encoding universal stress protein; the encoded protein is MPIKSILLHMANDEQHADRLHRGIELAKRFDAYLEILYIATPVTMPAGITGRGASYAYLAEATAIAHEKAEEVEHEVRRHCADVTYSFRVEEGDHVALLARRTPFVDLAVVSQSHPANLEDRVRLQIPDQLPMQAVCPTIILPWERRTPTSGKHTLIAWKNTREAGRAVRDAIPFLSDAEAVTVLTIERPGKPDPSGAEICEYLTKHDINVTLRNNINDNDSSVGEIILQVAEELDCDALVMGAYGHSRLRELIIGGVTRHILGHMDLPVLMSH
- the plsY gene encoding glycerol-3-phosphate 1-O-acyltransferase PlsY, with the translated sequence MPDPISWGFSWPYLLAAAVAGYLLGSIPFGLVLSRIAGYGDIRKIGSGNIGATNVLRTGNKPLAALTLVLDSGKGAFAVLIAKQFGPDAAVLAGAGSMLGHTFPVWLGFNGGKGVATALGVLLAISWPVGVIACLTWLLVAFGLRYSSLSALVALGISPLTGWYFAGPQVGQLCAFIALLVYIRHHANIRRLLKGEEPRIGSKKKAESPS
- a CDS encoding dihydroorotase; the protein is MARRIAYRNARLLDPATGLDATGTLLTDGEAIADLGPGLFADGVPDGIEVIDLGGQCLAPGLIDMRVTAGSREEATREAAAAGGVTAMVCLPPGADEFGHPVRVLHYGRATDGAGGLAEMALAARSGALAFTDGEVAIADAAVMLRVLRYATGLGRPVIQHPEEPSLAAGGQVNAGEVATRMGLPGIPAQAEVILIERDLRLVELTGARYHVAHVSTGASVEVIRDAKRRGLPVSCDTAPAYFALTETDVIGYRTVAKLSPPLRGEMDRRAIVEGLADGTIDAVASDHRPQPDDRKDVPFADAACGIVGLETLLPLVLELVHNGKLPLLRALAALTCNPADLVGLPLGRLAPGNAADLTVFDPDRLWRVDVARFRSRARNSPFDRRPVTGRATRTVVSGNTVFNLDA
- a CDS encoding aspartate carbamoyltransferase catalytic subunit — translated: MTIPPRAPGRPRHLLALQGMPAAELTILLDRADDPPTDRPLAGRRVGGLFPAGAEPLRAAFETAVRRLGGDPAEDLPGCAAALVRHARAGGVSWVASGAPCAIVNAGDGGHEDPVRALADAVEMRRRLGDLRGRVVALAGDILHHGAAFSSIHMLNALGAFVRVIAPPTLLPPEIDRLGAEVYHSPADGLRGADAVIRYPLDAGRSLGALVPSQREFDEVFEIGGIAPLVRTDQATLASAIAACLDHVTREAD
- a CDS encoding DUF6152 family protein, whose translation is MTLSRSCMTLGAVAALGVLAAAPAALAHHGWGSYDSTALTTLDGTVQSVSFSNPHASIQLEAQGKTWYIVLAPPSRMTTRGLPDGTFRQGQTISLDGYVHKNDPAELRAERIRVDGKSVELR